In Trichocoleus desertorum NBK24, the following are encoded in one genomic region:
- a CDS encoding phage holin family protein encodes MPQFLLTWLVTALALLVTAYFVPGFVLTGFVAAAIAAVVLGLVNAVVRPILLFFTLPLTILTLGLFLFVVNALSIWIVAALTPGFDITGFIPALLGSVVLTIATTVLGWFARAID; translated from the coding sequence ATGCCCCAATTTCTCTTAACTTGGTTGGTGACAGCCTTAGCGCTGCTGGTCACGGCTTATTTTGTCCCCGGTTTTGTGCTGACAGGGTTTGTAGCAGCAGCGATCGCGGCAGTGGTTCTAGGCTTAGTCAATGCTGTGGTGCGACCGATTTTGCTGTTCTTCACCTTGCCGTTGACGATTTTGACGCTGGGGTTGTTTTTGTTTGTGGTCAACGCCCTTTCCATTTGGATTGTGGCCGCTCTCACTCCCGGTTTTGACATCACTGGCTTTATTCCGGCGCTGCTCGGTTCTGTTGTGCTGACGATCGCCACGACCGTCTTAGGTTGGTTTGCTAGGGCGATCGATTAG
- a CDS encoding WD40 repeat domain-containing protein, with protein MKHPSPSFPLRVFLHKRLAFWGAVCIGVVCPIQVVSVSQALPAPPVASEVAATTVTNTPTSGDWRQPQLVQTLEGHKGAVDVLLFSQDGQTLFSGGSYNDARIKVWNLQRGREAMTLRVHQTMVASLALSPDGQTLASGGTDYILNLWNLKTNKSTRIFLDHSSHILALAISPDGQTLVSGGLDGIKLWDLQRQRPLYTLEDERHEVYSLAISPSGQYLASGEDNGVVKLWDLASGQLLQTLPGHTGVVNSLAFTPDSSSLISASRDTTIKVWNPETGELRQTLAGHNNWVTDVEVNPNGRILASAGRDAVRLWNLETGEMITTLTEHTDWVQSVAFSPDGQTLASGGSDRLIRVWRDGVLTPTK; from the coding sequence ATGAAACACCCGTCTCCCAGCTTTCCTCTGCGTGTATTTCTTCATAAGCGGTTGGCATTTTGGGGAGCAGTTTGCATCGGCGTAGTCTGCCCTATCCAAGTCGTTAGCGTCAGCCAAGCTCTACCCGCACCTCCTGTAGCGAGTGAGGTCGCCGCTACCACCGTCACGAATACCCCCACTAGTGGCGATTGGAGGCAACCCCAGCTAGTTCAGACCCTTGAAGGGCATAAAGGAGCAGTCGATGTGCTCTTATTTAGTCAAGATGGTCAGACGCTATTTAGTGGCGGCAGCTATAACGACGCCAGAATCAAGGTTTGGAATCTCCAGCGCGGCAGAGAGGCGATGACGTTGCGAGTCCATCAGACAATGGTGGCATCGCTAGCCCTGAGTCCAGATGGTCAAACCTTAGCTAGCGGTGGTACCGACTATATTTTGAACCTTTGGAACCTAAAAACAAACAAATCGACTCGCATTTTTTTAGACCACTCCAGCCACATTTTGGCACTCGCTATTAGTCCTGACGGTCAAACCTTAGTCAGCGGGGGTTTAGACGGAATTAAACTCTGGGATTTACAAAGACAACGCCCTTTGTACACCCTTGAGGATGAGCGCCATGAAGTCTATTCCCTAGCTATTAGTCCTTCTGGGCAATACCTAGCAAGCGGAGAAGACAATGGGGTGGTGAAGCTGTGGGATTTGGCGAGTGGGCAGCTGCTACAAACCCTTCCAGGTCACACAGGGGTGGTTAACTCTCTAGCCTTTACACCCGACAGTTCCTCCTTAATCAGCGCTAGTCGAGATACAACCATTAAAGTTTGGAATCCAGAAACAGGTGAATTGCGGCAAACTCTAGCAGGGCACAACAATTGGGTAACTGATGTTGAGGTGAATCCTAACGGCAGAATCTTAGCCAGTGCGGGTCGAGACGCGGTTAGACTGTGGAACCTGGAGACAGGAGAAATGATTACTACCCTGACTGAGCATACAGATTGGGTACAGTCGGTTGCCTTTAGCCCTGACGGCCAAACTCTGGCTAGCGGTGGTTCTGATCGGTTGATTCGAGTGTGGCGAGATGGAGTCTTAACTCCCACTAAGTAA
- the ald gene encoding alanine dehydrogenase: MEIGVPKETKDQEFRVGLSPSSVRVLVDNGHTVFVETQAGIGAGFSDADYVQVGAKIVPNAEAAWNRELVIKVKEPLSPEYQFLQKGQLLFTYLHLAADRELTKHLIDSGVTAIAYETVETPDRKLPLLTPMSIIAGRLSVQFGARFLERQQGGRGVLLGGVPGVRPGQVVILGGGVVGTEAARIAIGLGAQVQILDVSVDRLAYLETLFGSRVELLYSNSLQIETVIPEADLLVGAVLVPGRRAPILVSQSLVTKMRPGSVIVDVAVDQGGCIETMRPTSHSHPTYIEAGVVHYGVPNMPGAVPWTATQALNNSTLPYVLKLANYGLDALDSDPVVARGLNVQNQRLVHPAVQEVFPDLAH; the protein is encoded by the coding sequence ATGGAAATCGGCGTTCCCAAGGAAACAAAAGACCAAGAGTTCCGGGTGGGGTTGAGTCCGAGTAGTGTTCGCGTCCTAGTAGACAACGGGCATACCGTTTTTGTCGAGACCCAGGCAGGGATTGGAGCAGGCTTTAGCGATGCTGACTATGTCCAAGTGGGAGCGAAAATTGTTCCCAATGCAGAGGCAGCTTGGAATCGGGAGTTGGTGATTAAGGTCAAAGAACCGTTATCGCCGGAATATCAGTTTTTACAAAAAGGTCAACTCCTGTTTACCTATCTGCATTTAGCAGCCGATCGCGAACTGACCAAGCATTTAATTGACTCTGGGGTAACAGCGATCGCCTATGAAACGGTAGAGACCCCAGATCGAAAATTGCCTTTGCTAACCCCCATGAGCATTATTGCTGGGCGGCTATCTGTACAGTTTGGCGCTCGATTTTTAGAGCGACAACAAGGAGGCCGTGGCGTTTTGCTAGGCGGAGTCCCAGGGGTGCGTCCAGGGCAAGTGGTGATTCTTGGCGGTGGGGTGGTGGGTACAGAAGCTGCCCGCATTGCCATAGGGTTGGGTGCTCAGGTACAAATCTTAGATGTGAGTGTAGACCGTTTAGCTTATTTAGAAACCTTATTTGGCTCCCGTGTGGAACTGCTCTATAGCAACTCCTTACAAATTGAGACAGTAATTCCCGAAGCCGATTTGTTGGTTGGGGCCGTGTTGGTTCCCGGTCGGCGTGCGCCCATTCTCGTGTCTCAGTCTCTGGTGACCAAAATGCGGCCTGGTTCAGTGATCGTAGATGTGGCAGTAGATCAAGGGGGTTGTATCGAAACTATGCGGCCAACTTCCCATAGCCATCCCACCTACATCGAGGCAGGAGTGGTGCATTATGGCGTACCGAATATGCCTGGAGCTGTGCCCTGGACCGCTACCCAAGCCCTCAATAACAGCACCCTACCCTATGTACTGAAGTTGGCTAATTATGGCTTAGATGCACTGGACTCAGACCCAGTTGTAGCTAGGGGTCTTAACGTGCAAAACCAGCGTTTAGTTCATCCCGCCGTGCAGGAAGTGTTTCCTGATTTGGCCCATTGA
- a CDS encoding chlorophyll a/b-binding protein, translated as MTQLQPTTTPKLAEPKVGFTEYAERLNGRAAMLGFAIAVAIEYVTGQGVLTWLGLR; from the coding sequence ATGACTCAACTACAACCCACTACAACTCCCAAATTGGCTGAACCGAAAGTCGGCTTTACGGAATATGCAGAACGCTTAAATGGTCGAGCCGCTATGCTTGGTTTTGCGATCGCCGTTGCCATCGAATATGTGACTGGACAAGGCGTTTTGACTTGGCTAGGACTGCGCTAA
- a CDS encoding NAD(P)H-quinone oxidoreductase subunit N encodes MDFATLAAQLNAGTIVPESIVIVTLLLVLISDLIAGRAASRWTPYLAIAGLLGATVALYFQWEITNPISFLGGFNGDALSVVFRGIIALSAAVTILMSIRYVEQSGTSLAEFMTILLTATVGGMFLSGADELVMVFVSLETLSIASYLLTGYMKRDPRSNEAALKYLLIGASSSAIFLYGVSLLYGLSGGQTRLSAIAANIVTDASGQSIGLVIALVFAIAGIAFKIAAVPFHQWTPDVYEGSPTPVVAFLSVGSKAAGFALAIRLLVTAFPMLTHEWRFVFTALAILSMVLGNVVALAQTSMKRMLAYSSIGQAGFVMIGLVSGTEAGYASMVFYLLVYLFMNLGAFTCVILFSLRTGTDQISEYSGLYQKDPLLTLGLSICLLSLGGIPPLAGFFGKLYLFWAGWRSGAYGLVLVGLVTTVISIYYYIRVVRMMVVKEPQEMSDVVKNYPAITWNLPGMRPLQVGLVLSLVATSLAGILSNPLFTLANDSVTHSQILQSAITNTPGSTQGVTGYIKPVLSSQVPVAKTNPGL; translated from the coding sequence ATGGATTTTGCTACTCTTGCAGCCCAGCTTAATGCGGGGACGATCGTACCGGAAAGTATCGTCATTGTGACGCTACTCTTGGTGCTGATCAGCGACTTGATTGCCGGACGTGCTGCTTCCCGTTGGACTCCTTATTTAGCGATCGCGGGGCTGCTCGGTGCTACAGTTGCTCTCTATTTTCAATGGGAAATCACCAATCCAATTTCTTTTCTGGGTGGTTTCAATGGTGATGCTCTGAGCGTAGTCTTCCGGGGCATCATTGCGCTGTCCGCAGCCGTGACCATCCTGATGTCGATCCGCTACGTCGAGCAATCTGGCACCTCGCTAGCAGAATTTATGACCATTCTGCTCACCGCGACGGTAGGAGGCATGTTCCTCTCCGGCGCAGATGAGCTGGTAATGGTCTTTGTCTCTTTGGAAACGCTGAGTATCGCTTCTTATCTGCTCACCGGATACATGAAGCGCGATCCCCGCTCCAATGAGGCGGCCCTAAAATATCTACTGATTGGGGCTTCTAGCTCGGCAATTTTTCTCTACGGGGTGTCGTTGCTCTATGGGCTATCGGGGGGTCAAACTCGCCTGAGCGCGATCGCCGCCAACATTGTTACCGATGCTAGCGGACAATCCATTGGTTTGGTGATTGCTCTAGTGTTTGCGATCGCGGGGATCGCCTTCAAAATTGCTGCTGTGCCCTTCCACCAGTGGACTCCCGACGTTTACGAAGGTTCGCCAACCCCAGTGGTGGCCTTTTTATCAGTCGGTTCTAAGGCGGCTGGCTTTGCCCTAGCGATTCGGCTCTTAGTGACGGCTTTCCCAATGCTGACCCACGAGTGGAGGTTCGTCTTCACTGCCCTCGCCATCCTGAGTATGGTCTTGGGTAACGTTGTGGCGTTGGCGCAAACCAGCATGAAACGGATGCTCGCCTACTCCTCAATTGGGCAAGCAGGCTTCGTGATGATCGGCTTGGTTTCCGGGACTGAGGCGGGCTACGCCAGCATGGTGTTCTACCTACTGGTTTACCTGTTTATGAACTTGGGAGCCTTCACCTGCGTGATTCTGTTCTCCCTGCGCACCGGAACCGATCAGATCAGCGAATACTCCGGTTTGTACCAGAAAGATCCGCTACTCACCTTAGGCTTGAGCATTTGTTTGCTGTCCCTAGGCGGCATTCCACCGCTGGCTGGCTTCTTTGGTAAGCTCTACCTGTTCTGGGCGGGTTGGCGTTCTGGAGCTTATGGCTTAGTCCTGGTGGGCTTAGTGACGACCGTGATCTCGATTTACTACTACATTCGCGTGGTGCGGATGATGGTGGTGAAAGAGCCTCAGGAAATGTCGGATGTGGTCAAGAACTACCCCGCTATCACCTGGAACTTGCCTGGAATGCGGCCTTTGCAAGTAGGTTTGGTGTTGTCTCTGGTTGCGACTTCTCTCGCTGGGATTTTATCCAATCCCCTGTTCACCCTGGCAAATGATTCAGTCACCCATTCTCAAATTTTGCAATCGGCCATTACTAATACTCCTGGCAGCACCCAAGGTGTGACTGGCTACATCAAACCTGTCTTGTCAAGTCAGGTGCCCGTTGCCAAAACTAACCCTGGTCTTTAA
- the cobJ gene encoding precorrin-3B C(17)-methyltransferase: MTTTNNILSSSLFQDFQPLAAIATTPAGLKKLAPLCQSNSIALWIPDSLAELAQAQNLGLQIYSGSLKKQIAQLWSQYQGFVFCLATGAVVRLIAPLLQHKSTDPAVVVVDEAGQFVISLCSGHQGGADRLTQAIALQLNATPVLMGAANRLQLPGIDVLGVPFGWQKGTGDWTGVSAAIARQNSVEVIQAAGTTLWQQHLPSEHSFQFHESEETATAPIQTTTPKARVWISSSKRQLPTNSDIPEVQWHPKVLWVGIGCERGTSRQLIESAIQQVCQAHQLAEAAIAGVATLDLKADEVGLVELCRDRHWPLRCFSAEQLKSVPVPTPSEVVAAEVGTPSVAEAAALVGAGLVPASTQEIGRLQEMPLLVNKQILRSAGQPGAVTIAIAQAEQEYTGRSGKLWLVGTGPGQLEQITPAAQTAIAQADVVIGYSLYVDLVKPLLRPGQIVEALPITQERQRAQRAIELANWGLTVAVISSGDSGIYGMAGLVLEELRAQDWDGKTPAVRVFPGITALQAAASRVGTPLMHDFCAISLSDLLTPWPVIEKRLNAAAQADFVTALYNPRSKTRTEQIAIAQQIFLQHREPSTPVALVRSAYRQDEQITLTTLGELLAAPVDMLTTVLIGNASTRTYADWMITPRGYLGFTPEPEPNRSP, from the coding sequence TTGACTACGACTAACAACATTTTGAGTTCTTCACTGTTTCAAGACTTTCAACCGTTGGCGGCGATCGCCACAACTCCCGCTGGCCTCAAAAAACTAGCGCCCCTGTGCCAAAGCAACAGCATCGCTCTTTGGATTCCAGACTCTTTAGCTGAACTCGCTCAAGCTCAAAACCTCGGTCTCCAAATTTATTCCGGTTCGCTCAAAAAACAAATTGCTCAGTTGTGGTCGCAGTACCAAGGGTTTGTGTTTTGTCTAGCAACCGGAGCAGTCGTGCGCTTAATTGCGCCTCTGTTGCAGCACAAGTCTACTGATCCAGCCGTGGTAGTAGTAGATGAGGCGGGGCAATTCGTCATCAGTTTATGCAGTGGGCATCAGGGAGGAGCCGATCGCCTCACCCAAGCGATCGCTCTACAACTTAATGCCACCCCAGTCTTAATGGGTGCTGCGAACCGTTTACAACTACCTGGAATTGATGTTTTGGGCGTACCTTTTGGTTGGCAAAAAGGCACCGGAGATTGGACAGGGGTGAGTGCCGCGATCGCTCGCCAAAACTCGGTAGAAGTGATTCAAGCAGCAGGAACAACGCTCTGGCAACAGCACCTACCCTCGGAGCATTCATTTCAATTTCATGAGTCGGAAGAGACTGCTACAGCTCCAATCCAGACAACCACCCCTAAGGCTAGGGTTTGGATTAGTTCATCAAAGCGACAATTACCTACAAACTCCGACATTCCAGAAGTTCAGTGGCATCCCAAAGTTTTATGGGTTGGGATTGGCTGTGAACGAGGCACCTCTCGCCAACTGATTGAAAGCGCCATTCAACAAGTTTGCCAAGCGCATCAGTTAGCAGAGGCCGCGATCGCTGGAGTGGCAACCCTAGACCTGAAAGCCGATGAAGTGGGTTTGGTCGAGCTATGTCGCGATCGCCATTGGCCCCTGCGTTGCTTTTCCGCCGAGCAACTCAAATCAGTGCCAGTGCCGACACCCTCAGAAGTAGTTGCCGCCGAAGTTGGGACTCCCAGCGTGGCCGAAGCTGCCGCATTGGTAGGAGCAGGACTTGTGCCTGCCTCAACGCAAGAAATTGGGCGCTTACAAGAGATGCCCCTCCTAGTAAACAAACAAATTCTTCGCTCAGCAGGTCAACCCGGAGCGGTAACGATCGCGATCGCTCAAGCTGAGCAAGAGTACACAGGCCGTAGCGGAAAGTTGTGGCTGGTCGGCACCGGACCCGGACAACTAGAACAAATTACCCCTGCGGCCCAAACCGCGATCGCTCAAGCAGATGTGGTCATTGGTTATTCGCTGTATGTGGATCTCGTCAAGCCGTTGCTACGTCCAGGACAGATTGTGGAAGCTTTACCGATTACCCAGGAACGCCAACGGGCACAGCGGGCGATCGAACTGGCGAACTGGGGCTTAACCGTCGCCGTGATTTCGTCTGGGGATTCTGGCATTTATGGCATGGCAGGTTTAGTGCTAGAGGAACTGCGCGCCCAAGATTGGGATGGCAAAACGCCAGCAGTGCGAGTCTTTCCGGGAATTACCGCCCTCCAAGCCGCTGCCTCGCGGGTGGGTACTCCCTTGATGCACGATTTCTGCGCTATCAGCCTCAGCGATTTATTAACGCCTTGGCCCGTGATTGAAAAGCGCTTAAATGCTGCGGCTCAAGCGGATTTTGTCACCGCTCTCTATAATCCGCGCTCTAAAACCCGGACTGAGCAGATTGCGATCGCCCAACAAATTTTCTTGCAGCACCGAGAACCCAGTACTCCAGTCGCTTTAGTGCGATCGGCCTACCGCCAAGATGAGCAAATCACACTCACAACTTTAGGCGAATTGTTGGCAGCCCCAGTTGACATGCTGACCACAGTTTTGATTGGCAATGCCAGCACTCGCACCTATGCCGACTGGATGATTACCCCACGTGGCTACTTAGGGTTTACGCCCGAACCAGAGCCTAATCGATCGCCCTAG
- the topA gene encoding type I DNA topoisomerase, whose translation MSTLVIVESPTKARTIRNYLPAGYRVEASMGHVRDLPQSASEIPANVKEEKWAKLGVNIESEFEPLYVVPKDKKKIVKALKDALKEVDELILATDEDREGESISWHLLQLLQPKVPIKRMVFHEITQEAIKEALKNCRTVDEKLVRAQETRRILDRLVGYTLSPLLWKKIAWGLSAGRVQSVAVRLLVRRERQRRAFRQGTYWDLKASLEKDKSAFEARLVTLRGQRLATGSDFDEATGQIAAGRNVLLLNEAEARALQEQITNKPWTVSNIEERPVTRKPAPPFTTSTLQQESNRKLRLSARDTMRVAQSLYEQGFITYMRTDSVNLSQQAIEAARSCVETMYGAAYLSPEPRKYSTKSKGAQEAHEAIRPAGSSFRTPQETGLKGAEFQLYDLIWKRTVATQMAEARQTHITVQIQVEEAGFRASGKRIDFPGFFRAYVEGSDDPDAAIEDREVILPVLKVGDKPACKALEAIGHETQPPARYTEASLVKTLESEGIGRPSTYASIIGTIIDRGYAQMVSNALVPTFTAFAVTTLLEKHFPDLVDTSFTARMEQTLDEISTGEVKWLPYLKEFYLGKAGLETQVKERESQIDPTEARTIELEDLAAKIRIGRYGAYLETEKDDAIVKATIPQDLTPADLDPAQVEVLLRQKTEGPDKLGLQPDTGEPIYLRIGPFGPYVQLGDLGETNAEPKRASLPKGVGMEDVTLEMAVGLLSLPRTLGTHPETNGRIQAGLGRFGPYVVHDQGKEGKEYRSLKAEDDVLTIPLDRALELLAEPKAGRRGARSKSKEPLRSLGAHPADEEPINIYDGPYGPYIKHGKTNVSVPEDQAVESVTLEAALELLGTKESTSKSGRKSTKAGSGTKKSASKSAAAKSETSKSETATSKTKTRKTTTKKSGTSSSKKKTSTLES comes from the coding sequence ATGTCAACCCTGGTCATTGTCGAATCTCCTACCAAAGCACGCACCATTCGCAACTACTTGCCCGCAGGCTACCGAGTGGAGGCGTCAATGGGACACGTGCGCGATCTGCCGCAATCGGCGAGCGAAATCCCCGCTAACGTCAAGGAAGAAAAATGGGCAAAGCTGGGAGTGAATATCGAATCGGAATTCGAGCCGCTCTATGTGGTGCCCAAAGACAAGAAGAAAATAGTCAAGGCTCTCAAAGACGCGCTCAAAGAAGTTGATGAGCTGATACTGGCAACAGACGAAGACCGCGAGGGGGAAAGCATTAGCTGGCATTTACTTCAGCTTTTGCAGCCCAAGGTACCCATCAAGCGCATGGTGTTCCATGAGATCACCCAAGAAGCGATCAAAGAAGCGCTGAAAAATTGCCGCACTGTAGACGAGAAGCTAGTTCGAGCGCAGGAAACGCGGCGGATCTTAGATCGGTTGGTGGGCTATACCCTCTCGCCGTTGCTGTGGAAAAAAATTGCTTGGGGTTTGTCGGCTGGACGGGTGCAATCTGTCGCAGTGCGACTTCTGGTGAGACGGGAGCGGCAGCGTCGGGCCTTCCGTCAAGGAACTTACTGGGATCTCAAAGCCAGCTTAGAAAAAGATAAAAGTGCATTTGAAGCCCGCCTGGTAACGCTGCGGGGTCAGCGCTTAGCCACAGGTAGCGACTTTGACGAAGCGACAGGGCAAATTGCTGCGGGTCGCAACGTCCTCTTGCTGAATGAAGCTGAAGCCAGAGCCCTGCAAGAGCAAATCACTAACAAGCCTTGGACCGTTTCTAATATCGAAGAACGGCCTGTTACTCGCAAGCCTGCACCCCCCTTTACCACTTCTACTCTGCAACAAGAGTCGAACCGCAAACTACGTCTCTCCGCTAGAGATACCATGCGGGTGGCTCAAAGCCTTTACGAGCAGGGCTTTATCACCTACATGCGGACAGACTCGGTAAACCTGTCGCAGCAGGCGATCGAAGCAGCTCGCTCTTGCGTGGAAACCATGTACGGTGCGGCCTACCTCAGCCCCGAACCCCGAAAGTACTCCACCAAAAGCAAAGGGGCGCAAGAAGCCCACGAAGCCATTCGCCCAGCCGGAAGCAGCTTCCGCACTCCCCAAGAAACCGGACTGAAAGGGGCAGAATTTCAACTGTATGACTTGATTTGGAAGCGCACCGTCGCCACCCAAATGGCAGAAGCGCGGCAAACCCACATCACCGTGCAAATCCAAGTAGAAGAAGCGGGGTTCCGAGCTAGTGGTAAGCGGATTGACTTCCCCGGTTTCTTCCGAGCCTATGTGGAAGGCTCCGATGATCCCGACGCGGCGATCGAGGATCGCGAAGTAATTCTTCCGGTGCTTAAGGTGGGTGACAAGCCAGCTTGCAAAGCTTTAGAGGCGATCGGTCACGAAACCCAACCTCCTGCTCGCTATACCGAAGCTTCTTTGGTGAAAACCTTAGAAAGCGAAGGCATCGGTCGGCCTAGTACCTACGCCAGCATTATCGGTACCATCATTGACCGGGGCTATGCCCAGATGGTCAGCAATGCCCTAGTGCCCACGTTTACTGCCTTTGCCGTCACCACGTTATTAGAAAAGCACTTCCCTGATCTGGTTGATACCAGCTTCACCGCTCGGATGGAGCAAACCCTGGATGAAATTTCTACGGGTGAGGTAAAGTGGTTGCCTTACCTCAAGGAGTTCTATCTCGGAAAAGCGGGTTTAGAAACGCAAGTCAAGGAACGAGAAAGTCAGATTGATCCCACAGAAGCCCGCACGATTGAGCTAGAAGATCTGGCAGCTAAAATCCGCATTGGTCGTTACGGCGCTTACCTAGAAACAGAGAAAGACGATGCGATTGTTAAAGCCACCATTCCTCAAGACTTAACGCCTGCTGACCTAGACCCTGCTCAAGTTGAGGTGTTGCTGCGCCAAAAAACGGAAGGCCCTGATAAGTTGGGACTCCAACCAGACACCGGAGAGCCGATTTATCTGCGGATTGGGCCTTTTGGTCCCTATGTCCAATTGGGAGATTTGGGGGAAACCAATGCCGAGCCGAAGCGGGCTTCGCTACCTAAAGGGGTGGGCATGGAGGATGTCACCCTGGAGATGGCCGTAGGACTGCTGTCTCTTCCCCGGACATTGGGCACGCACCCAGAGACAAACGGCAGAATTCAAGCTGGGCTGGGACGATTTGGCCCTTATGTAGTGCATGACCAAGGGAAGGAAGGCAAAGAGTATCGCTCCTTGAAAGCGGAAGATGATGTATTGACGATTCCTCTAGACCGTGCTTTGGAATTGCTGGCTGAGCCAAAAGCAGGTCGCCGAGGCGCTCGTAGCAAATCGAAAGAACCGCTGCGATCGCTTGGTGCCCATCCTGCCGATGAGGAGCCGATCAACATTTACGACGGTCCCTATGGCCCTTACATCAAGCATGGCAAAACCAATGTCTCGGTTCCTGAAGACCAAGCGGTGGAGTCGGTGACGTTAGAGGCAGCTCTGGAGCTATTAGGCACTAAGGAGTCAACTAGCAAATCGGGGCGCAAGTCCACCAAAGCTGGGAGCGGCACGAAAAAGTCAGCTAGCAAGTCGGCAGCGGCTAAGAGTGAGACATCAAAGAGCGAGACAGCTACCAGCAAAACTAAAACCCGCAAAACCACCACGAAAAAATCAGGCACCAGTAGCTCTAAAAAGAAAACTTCAACCTTGGAAAGTTAG
- a CDS encoding heavy metal-responsive transcriptional regulator has protein sequence MAPTIKQLLKIGEVATQSGLPVKTIRYYEEIGLLTPTVERSEAGYRLFDRSVLNRLAFIKRAQALGLSLSEIHEVLGVHDQGQLPCGEVKQRLQTKLAAIAQQIEALKTLEDELQGILSGWEEQPPVHRIHQTICPNIQSNYETPVSQLSSACISS, from the coding sequence ATGGCTCCAACTATAAAGCAACTCCTTAAGATCGGTGAGGTTGCCACTCAGAGTGGGCTACCTGTCAAAACGATTCGTTACTACGAAGAAATTGGCTTATTGACGCCAACTGTGGAACGTTCTGAGGCAGGATATCGTCTGTTTGACCGTTCAGTGCTAAATCGCTTGGCTTTTATTAAGCGGGCTCAAGCTTTAGGGTTGAGCTTAAGTGAAATCCACGAGGTTTTGGGTGTGCACGACCAGGGCCAACTGCCTTGTGGTGAAGTCAAGCAACGCTTGCAGACTAAATTGGCTGCGATCGCTCAGCAGATCGAAGCGCTCAAAACTCTAGAAGATGAACTACAAGGAATTCTTTCAGGTTGGGAAGAACAGCCTCCAGTTCATCGGATTCATCAAACAATCTGCCCCAATATTCAATCGAACTATGAAACACCCGTCTCCCAGCTTTCCTCTGCGTGTATTTCTTCATAA